The window ctacaaaacaagaaaaaacaatggCTGATCAATTCTGCAGAAGAAGAAGGTAGCTTGCTGTAATCAATTGTTTATTCAAATGTACAacgcaagaaaaaaaaatccatgaattataaattaatttatttaattaattatttctttacttttccaactttttttttaatagcgcACGACTTTCAGGCGGCGAATATAATATAAATCACTACGCAATGACGCGACACAAAAGAAAAACGGGTCCACCCGCGTTATCCTGTGATGCCGCCGCACCGGATCGCGCTGGTCGCCGGAATATTCATCCGCCGGAAAACCGCCGAGCACTCCGGCAACTCGCCGAGATCGGCGAAGAGCGACTCGTCCTCCTCCCTCATCGGCACCGCCACGTCATCCACCTCGCCGCAGATCGGGCTTTCGAGGACGCCGGTGGACGTCACGTCATCGAACCACCcgaagtggtggtggtggtggtggctgAGCAGAACCGCCGCGTCGCCGGCGAGTTCGAGGTCTGAGTCCGTCGCGAACACCTTCATCTCCTCCTCCGGCGGGTACCTGGCGGCGGAATCTGCCGGTGAGGAGGAGGTGGCGCCGTCGCTTACAGCGGCGGAAGCCGCGGAGGAATTTGATTTTGGGAGAGGGAGGGAGTGGTTGTGTTCATATGCGTAGGTGACTATTAGCTTTGTGGGGTCCACACGGCTTCGCTCAACTTGCTTCCTTGCGGGACACCCCTTTGAACTGCTGCATCGGTAATATCCCCTGCATTTTcagattcaaattaattattaattaataactacCTAAttgctaattaattaaaaattatgatactatgtgaaaagaaaattagtaaTGGAAAAtgttgagagagagaagagtgaTGTGGATTGGTATGATAATCCAAAGTCCAAACCAAATGAAAATGGCACTTTCATGGATTTTGCCGTATCTTAAGCGCGTGTTTCACAATCCCTATTTCTTAATGGAGGGTTAcgttcaactttttctttttctttcaatttttctcAATTAATCATTGTGCAATGCCTaactattaattaatcattactTGAAATGTGAAACTCGAATCCGGAACCCCCCCTTTGCATGCTCAATATAACGTGCTATCCTAATTATTTCATtacattaacattttttttgtaacaaactgtcatttattttacaaaaaaatattaaatatttacaagaaacgaaattaaaaagaattttacaaaaaaaatgattttataaaattcaaagcAATAATAATATCTGCTGCAAATGgttgtaattttttcttcttcttcgcaTACATCTCATTTTCCCATACATTTATATGCAGCAATTATGATAAGTAGTGACAGATATGTATGTGCATACAAAAGTTGACATCAGATTattcaaaattcattatttgttgcataaaaaaaattgtttatttgttgGCAAATGTACTGATTTTTGTTTAGTTGCCAAGTTATCCTAACTTATTTGATAATGCAGTTGACGCAATTATAGACACTGTTGCCTGTGTTGGTGCACACAATGTTGCATGAAAAACATACATGCACAATCTCACATGCTCTTATTCTGGTTAGTGGTAAGCAAAATTTGTTTACCTATGTGAAGTTCATAAAACAcaattatataaatgaaatgagataactgaaaagaaatgaagaaaaaagttgttctcattcagaaacaaaaaaagatcAAACATAGATAATGACGGCTTCCGGCTCCAGAGATTTTTATATTCCGTAATTATTGTAGCGTGAAGGCAACGCGGTTCAGAGCCCGCGTGTGCTGTCATAGCACCCTAACTACCACCACAACCCCGATGCGCATTTTGGCACAGCCGCCTCTAACCGGGTTTTTCTACGCTAGCGGCGGCGCCGGCCACAAATTCCACCGTGCACTTCCACTTCTAGAACACAActtttacataattaacttCTAAATTGGATTCTTATTCCAAAAGATATTTAGCATTCTTCGTTCCAATTCACACCCCCTCAAACTTAAGATGATTAACATGTGCTAATTAATTACTTAGCTAAAAAATCGTGgttaaggaaaataattaagataaatgAATGTGTATATATTATAGTTATTACCTTGGGTAAGGGGAGCCTTTGATGGGCTTTTGGCCGTACTTCCTCCAGGCCCATGAATCCGACGGTGGATaattttctcctttgctctTAGATCCATCCACGTCACCGATCGGTATCGTCACCACCCTCTTCTTCATCTCCCTCCTACGTATGGTTTCATGAACATACATGAACCCCTTCAACGTTTAACTTCCCAATtcacataaaaacaaaataaaatagaaaaaataaataaaaaccttttcttGGGTGACGGTGCTTCAGTTTTTGTGTCTTCAccggaagaaggagaagcaggCCCAGCTTCTGAGGCGGGCTCGGGCCCGGACTCAGGCTCATCTGGGTCAGCCACATGTATTAATTTGCTGAATCTACGGTGATGCATGATGGGTTGGAGTGAAATTAAATCTGGGTGGtcgatgtatatatataatttgctaTTGCTATGTTATAACTATAACTATAACTATAATATGATAGAAATAGTGAATAGGTGAGTGGGGAATGGATTGAGGAGAGAAAAATggtgagagtgagagtgagagaggAGAAGGGGTAGGTGTTTAATAAGAGCCGCCATGGTGACAGATTGGCAGCAGTGTAGTTTATTGTGGACGTGCGAGCAAATACTCAATTAATAAAAGCGTACTACATGGGAGGGGTTTTATTTGATGGAGTTAGGTTCATGATAAACTTTACTTTTGGATTCATTCATTAATCGGTTGCTCTCTGTCATGACCATATTTAGtctatgtaataataataataataataataataataataataataataataataataataataataataataatatatgtatgtatattgtATTATTAGCTAAGGTTAGTAGATGCGTAATTAATGCTAcaatattatcatattttcgatcatattatatataggtTGTGTTTGGTGGCACGGCATCAAGGTTTAGAGATCAAGTGATGCGATAATACCAAAATATGTGCGAGTGTTTTTAGTGTTTCTGGGATTTATGGTGTGGTGCTTCGTGGAATAAAAAGTCTTTTTGGTCTTGTGCTATTAAAACTAACAAGTGAAATTTCTGAGATTTTTTCAGTGacttgtgaaaacaaaaaattatttttagcttGTTTATGAtactctttaataaaaaaattggactggctttcatcttttattgatataattaatgCTCCTCagccttttttatatatattttttttctttgaatcgAACTCTCGAACCTAGTCGTCGTTAATAACCTTTTGGGTTAATCTTTTGGGCCGAGTTATTGTCGACCTATTGAACCGATATTTTGAGTCAAGTTGTTGCAAACCTCTTGAATCATAATTAGTACTATTGCTAACAATTCTGAATATACTTTGATTGTTAGAACCAAAGCATGGGACATGATCACACGAGGATATATGCCCCCGCTATACAAATAGTTACTTTAGCTTAGAGATAAAGTACTCCCTCAGCACAACGCCCAAATAGATAGGCTAAAACATACTCAAATGAGTAAGCCATAGAAGATCTTCGAATTAATCTCTAGAGGTTTTTCGTGattcaaataattttcatatctataaaatacaaaaacaaactATGTGTTTAGACACCTTTTAAACACAACACTCATTAAACATGGGTTGAACACTCTTCTATCACgtcatattaattaaataagccttcaagaaaaagttgaagattAGGACAACTTGTTTAGCGTGCATGACAGGTCTAGTGTGTCTTCTCACTCTGTGGTCAACTTCGACTTAGCACGAAGAAGACCCGTGAAGAAGCTTAAAGGCCCGCTTAGTGCGATGTCGAGTGAATTTTAAGCTACACTAAACCTATAAAAGGAGAAGAAAGCAAAGGAAAAAGACACACAGAGACTTAAAGTTATCTAATTAATACATTCAAAGTCTGAACATCTCAAATAGGGGAAACCCTTCATCTTTAGTCATTCTCCATTTTTCTTCCATTATCCAtcactcttcttcttctatttgCATCAGCTCCTAAAGTGTAAAACCTCCCATGGCAATGAGAAGCTAAACCCTCATTGTTGGGAGCCTAAGAGTCAAATGCCCTTGTAATGTAATCTTTACTTACTATCTATTGAATGCAAtgctaatttttattgtttctttcatgtgttttattgttattatatgtGGTTTGATCATACATGCATCTGTCTAGGGATTAAGTATTGGAAAGTGTTTAATTTCAGGCATCTAAACAAATCATTGGTAGGGATAGAGTGATATTGTTTAACCTATGCATACATCTTTAAACttcatgcaatttactattttatctctgcaaagggatttgagaaaaaatagataaattagtttATTCAACGTGAGGGGTTAGGATTGGGTATCTTAATAGATGTAGGTGAAAATTGAAATagtattaaatacaaaaacacATTAACATTGCATCAAGGGTAGTTAAGTATGTTAGGCCctaacatatttaaattctgAAGTCATCTTTTGCAttcaaattattgtttatttttcttgttcttttatcttctacttttttctttaatttttcactTTCAATTCTTTATGTCTTTCTTGAAAATTGGGTTTGCACCAATCTAAATACAAGCAAAGTTCATGTGGACTCAATACTCGAACTCCCGTTTTACTTTATTACTTATGACaatttggtgcacttgtcaaTGAGTTAACAATCATATGTCATATtgattatatgtataataaaatgTGCGTGtgtaatttgatatgaaattGATTTATAGTTAAACATGTTATAAGAACTTAGTACCACtcctttaatttctttctaacACAAAATTCCTATtaattacaagtttttttttatcaagcacAATTAAAATCGTTCAAATGAACAATGGAGGGGAAACCGGGAATATGATGGTAAATTAGAGGGTGTCAGCCATGCTGCCGTGGGATCTCCTTGTGCATGGTACATCAAAGAGCAGTACAAAAGAGCTAGCATGCAAATGGAATGCGTATTGGATTTatattgaattatatatgtagaataatataaaaatattaattaattaatatggtttTAAGTAAATGATTAGATGCTTGATTTTCAATTGAAGAATTAATTaggaatataaaattaattttgaattgaaataactttattatcatattattatattttgttataataaagtgaatttctattaaatacctataaaattgtatttgtatataaattaaactctataaaaaatatactcataaGTATTCTCTAATAATAGTCTAGTTAATCCAAAGTAAAATGCCTGGAGTTTTAAATTAACAAGAATCAATTTCACTCAGCcctatgaaaaatataaattttgttcttGTTGACGCCCTCATATCTCGggttttaaataattcatttgTTTAAGTAAACTGTGTGCTTAACTCCTGTTTTGTAATCAGGTTATGCTAAAAAAGGGacaaatactaataaaaaaagtgacaaATTTCGGTTCAAATGTTTGTTGATAGAGATGCTCACATTTGATAATTTATGATACgagtaaaattatcttttacaaaatatttttgtgagaGAAAAACCTGAATTAATAGTATAACAAAACTGTAATTGATGTTTTGTCAGCTAGGGAAAAAATGTCCGTTTAATTTGATCGTTTATATACTTCCGCATTAAAAAAAGGccttattttagttttaaaaaaatgttcttataaagcaataataaataaagtcttaTTAGTTATTACGTATACATGAATGAAGACATTTTGATTTGTATATGACTAATTATTGCTCCGATTCTTTCGCTTGGATTTCATTATCCTTTGGTCTAGTTgacttatatataattaaactgTTGCAATCATATCCTATAACTATGCCAGCTGGTTGTTTTTTTATCACAGCATTATTTTTCTAAGGTACTATATACTTAATAATATAACGTTGTGATATCTACtcgaataataataataatagcattGTGATAATGAACGATTATTAAAAGGCTAGGTCTGACATGAAgaaatatattagtttttttttttacagaagacATATGTGTTAGTTTTAGTTACCTTGTAATTTGGATTCAAATAGCGATTAGATTAAGCAAGAAAGTATTTGTTTTCTTCCTTGGACGGGTGGTTgggaaattaaataagaaaataattcattttgaattctAGGGTTTGAAATCCACCTAATTCTGTTGGGACTTTGGGCAAATTAAGATCGCAAGACAATGGAAAGTCCGGAGAAGTttgagattaattaattaaagcattttattaatattacattcCTTTCCGTTGCATCACATCTGGATAAGGATGACATCAaacgatttttcttttttgaaaaagatCAATAATTTATGAGATTTAAAATTAAGAGCTAGAGCCTTTTATTTGCTTGTTTTTCCCACAGGAAAAATATATGTTCTGTAATACAGAATCTGTATTCACTCAGAAATGTCAGATTTAATCGTAAaatagttattagaaataaaataaaactacgCCATATTTAACTTTAACAAGTCTATTTTATTTAGTATATGGTATTCATTTTGGAATTTCCTTTTATTGGTGATCATATTGTCAATATTAATACTTCagcttaattgttatttttactttCGTATCATATGATCAAAGGAATTTTCGGTG of the Glycine max cultivar Williams 82 chromosome 13, Glycine_max_v4.0, whole genome shotgun sequence genome contains:
- the WRKY52 gene encoding WRKY transcription factor 52 is translated as MHHRRFSKLIHVADPDEPESGPEPASEAGPASPSSGEDTKTEAPSPKKRREMKKRVVTIPIGDVDGSKSKGENYPPSDSWAWRKYGQKPIKGSPYPRGYYRCSSSKGCPARKQVERSRVDPTKLIVTYAYEHNHSLPLPKSNSSAASAAVSDGATSSSPADSAARYPPEEEMKVFATDSDLELAGDAAVLLSHHHHHHFGWFDDVTSTGVLESPICGEVDDVAVPMREEDESLFADLGELPECSAVFRRMNIPATSAIRCGGITG